A stretch of DNA from Lotus japonicus ecotype B-129 chromosome 4, LjGifu_v1.2:
GTACTTGGATCAGCACCAGGAATGCTGTGTGATTGATCCACTGATTAACATTTTTCCATTATTGGATCGGCTAGAAACTCAACAAGTTCTACTTGGTTTGGCAGAAGTGAATACTGAAAGCAGCAATTTGATCAGAGGGGCACATTTTCTTAAGGTTGATAATTTTGACAAATTTAATTTTGTGGCTGGATTAGCTGAAGCTAAATTGTCTCTACCGTGTATAGTGAAACCCAAAATTGCTTGTGGTGTCAGTGATGCACATAAGATGGCAATTGTTTTCAGAGTTGATGATTTTAAGAATTTAAGCGTTCCTCTTCCGGCTGTTGTTCAGGAATATGTGGACCATTCATCCACATTGTACAAATTTTATGTCTTGGGTGAAAAAACTTTCTATGCTGTGAAGAAGTCTATACCAAATGCTGATATTTTGATGAAATTATCTAATGGTGATGACCTCAAACCTCTGTTATTTGATAGCTTGAAATCTCTACCGACTGCTGACAGTGTCAAGGATTCTGGAGCCAGTAGTCATGGTCTGACAAATGATGAGTCTATTGATATAAAACTGGTTACAGATGCTGCAAATTGGCTTAGGAGAAGGCTCCATCTCACAGTGTTTGGTTTTGATGTTGTAATTCAGGAAGGTACTCATGATCATGTAATTGTTGATGTAAACTATCTCCCATCATTTAAGGAAGTACCTGATGACATCTCTATTCCTGCCTTCTGGGAGGCCATTAGAAGTAAGTTTGACCAGAGTAGGATGTGTAAATAAGCATTTGTTGGATACTTTGTATTTGCatatttgaagtttgaagtaCTTACACATGTTTTAATACAATTCAGAGTAATGTTTCTTCTGCGTTATGCTACTTTGCAAGAAATTCTTGGGTAGGCTACTAATTGGGAACACTATGTTGTTTGCTTTTGAAAATTAGTTGTGGTTGTGGATGGACTTAGAAGCtacttttttttggtcaaatcagAAACTACCTAAGTAGCTTGATTTCAGGAGTGGAACAAGATTTTGTATGCAACACCGAAATTCCTTTATTTGACAATGGAATCACATTTCGCTGGTCATAAGTCTTGATAGAGTCATAAGACCAATAGTGCAACCTCACATTCACTAAATATCTGACCTCTTGTGGTTTTCCCCATTTCAATTAGTACCAAATGTTAATTGATATTGTGTTGTACCCAACTCATTATTATCTTtacaaattataataaaataacaagAAAGAAACACACTCTGAACGTCAACGCCACTATAAACATAATAATGAGAAAATGGTATCAATTTGCATATTTTATAGATAAATGTTATAACAAATGTCTTGAAAATACTTATTAAGGAAACAAATAAATCGGTGAAAaatgttattttgaaaaaatagaAATTATTTAACAAAATATACTGTCATCCACGTGCAAATATATGTTTATACTTTATACTAGTAAAATGTGAAAGCAACACATTGGACTGTTCAAATTTAGGTGGCTGTacttataaatttataaattaaagtggctataaaaaatgaaaaaatactaGACTCTCTGACTATAGAATATAGATGCCTCCCAATTATGAGACTGGTCCAATTTTCAAAGATGGTGAACTAAGGAAGAATGCTCTGCATACCCGCATGAGTTCATTCAATATCTTCAGGTTTCAGGCACCTCAAATACCCGTTTgagttttgtttattttataaagaagaaatttcattaaaaatatatttaacgaATTTTAACATAAATAAGTTTATAAACTAGCATAAAAAATtctaggctaaaaagcacttttggcccctgatgtttcaagttggtgcaaattatgcccctactctatttttgtcgatgtttctacccctcatgttttcaaacaatgcaccgtctaccctgccgtcagtcagacgttaaaaaactaacggaataagttgatttgacttttttttatattttttggatctgccacgtggaaattacaagtgaaattggaaaaagagggcatgggagattcaaactcaagacctgtaagtagcaaaatatacatttaaccagttcagttgcatacataattgatactccctccgtttctttttaagtgtcgttttagaagaatttttttgttcctatttaactgtcgttttgatgttttaaggttcattttgtcaattatacccttactaGTAAGTAGAAATTAAATTCTCATTACATAAATTTAAAGTCTTGTCTAGTAAGTGAAAATTAAATTCCAATGAAAATACccaaaagagctttcaaagctAAATAGAAAAAGGTGTTAACATTAAAAATTGGAGGGAGTTATAAATTCTTATTGCTACTAGGGAGGGAAGAATGATAAatagtttaatgatatgagagagagtgatacaaaaaattaattatccacTATTTTAGTTGGAAAACTTTATAACTTCATGATTAAGATGTGAAAAGGTAGAATGGGAAAAAAAACTCCAATAacccactatcttggttggagagctttttgctagaatgacacttaaaaaggaacggagggagtatatacatcaagcaaatttaatttatatcatttccttgatcatcatcaacttcatatactcatcttcatctctccaattcactcaggaacctctcctgagaaagcccGACTGACAGAAGGGTAGAtaatgcactgtttgaaaacatgaggggtagaaacgtcgacaaaaatagagtatgggcagaatttgcacaaacttgaaacatcatggaccaaaaatgctttttagccaaaatTCTACTTTTTCCATAAGCTAATTGTATCATGAAATATTTTGTTTTCATAGCGTAAACACATTCTAAACATGACATTTCAGTCCAACATAATATGCTTTAACAAATTACAAGAGTGAAGCAAATACTCAAATTGCTCACGGGTGTCAAGGCACTTGCAAAACAAAAAGTTCTAAGCTTAACAGGTGCAACCATGGAAGAAAAATTGCTATAaatgttttattatttttcctaaAAAATTACAACTTTCAATCTTAATATATGAACCACAAAATTTGTTTGGGAAAACATTAGAATTACAGCTGCTAATGGATGTAAACCGTGCTCCTAATTCCCTACAACATGTTCCAAAAATCGGTTGAATCTGCCATCAGGACCTCTTCACAATAGCAGTAACAAAGAAAGGATGATGGGATAATGTAAAAGAAATCTTCAATGATGGATCTCGGGCTCCTACCCTGCAAATGACATTCAAAGCAATGCTGTTGCGTTCTGCTACTTGCTCTATTCTGCGTAGCTCCGCCATCATGTCAGGATCATTGGCAAAACTACTTTCCAACTCTTTTGCAATCCTCTGAGCTTCCTTGAAGTAATCACACGTAACTAGAGTCTGAAGCAGGGAACAAAGAAAATGTGTAAGTGGACGAAAGTTTAAGCAAAATTAATAGGGCCTTGTcaacatttatatatttatatactaTACTATAAAGGAAAGTTTTTCTCTATGGGAGGAGCGACTGCTACAATTTTGAACTACTTGGCTCTGCCCCAGGCCTGAAGagacaacaaacaaacaaaaacctGTCCACAGCAATACCTAATAGTTTTCAAAATAAtactcacatggaagttggcaCGGACAGTTGAGTCCTGGAATGTCAAATACGAGACGTGATCAGGAATGCAAGCTTTCAGCAAAAGCTCGAATTGCTGATTAAATACCTGGAGAAAAATCTATATGTGAATTAAGTTGCAAATGAGAAGCTTGATTCAAAATATATGTATTTCCATGGTGCCCTTTGATATGGAGGGTTAACCATACTCAAAGTTGTCTTCAGCAACTTATACATGTTATTGTTAACTAAATATATACTCAATATCTTCGGATCCTTTAAAAAGTTTGATTCACAAAAAGGACCTGGATACCATAAAAGAACAAATAAATGCACTTTTGATTATTTATGTTTCTCCCTAACTTTGGCATATCTATATTAACATACCCAAAATTATCTTTTCTTATCAACATCACAAGGTTACAATTGTATTCAGGCAAAAAAAATCCATACATAAGATAAATTGGTCTCATTTCAGCCACAGCACTGTAATCATGGAGAATATAAAACCATAATTTAGAATTCGATGTTTGGGCAATGATTCATTGTAGGTTTGAAAAGACAAAGAGGATTAGTACCCGTTCAAAAACTAAATCCGATGCTGATAATGAAAAATTCACCATTGAAACAAATTAGTAGGGTTTGATTTATACATGAGAAAATGAAGTTAGTGAAAAACTGCTGAAAATTATCAGCACTTGATAGGTTACTGAACACGTTCAGACAACACTTTATTTGAAATAGTTGCCTTTAGATAAGCTTTACTTATTACATTAAATAACTAATAGTTCCCTACTTCCCTTGGATACAATTTTAGcacttaaaaataaatttaaacattATAAGTTTGGCGTTTGTTAACACTAAACTCAGTGCTGAATTTTAGCTTTTACCAAACACCCTAACCAATGTTTTAGCTGAGTTTCTGATGCATTTGAAAACTGTATAATGTAAAACAGAAAACGTTACCTCTTTCTCTGTATTGAAAGGGCTCTGTGGGGGAACAATTCTTTGCTCATTCCTTAAAGCAGCTAACATCTAGAAAAATAATTCGATTGTTGCAGAATGTAAGTCCACTAAATGGAATCAAATAACAAAGCAGGAAATATACACAGTTAAAAGTAAATCATCACATACAGTATACACAGTCAATACGGTCATGTTAATTTAGAAGAATAAAACTTCTCAATTTGACAAAGAAGGTTCTCAATTTTCACCTAGAGCTCTCAAAAGTTGGATCACACCTAACTTTACCCTAGAAGCTAGCTCATGACCTAAATTTGCTCAAGCTTTAACATTCTCAATTTTGGTCATATTTCTAATGATGTGGGATCTCAACAGACCTACTGCACAGGGAAGCCATGTTGCCAATTTGATTTTTGGATAATGGCGGGTGGCCCAATAGATGAGGGATCATACCTCTAGTGAATGTGAGATCTCAACACACATCAATCATGCCCAAGACAGGGAAAAAAATGAGGCGTGGAGATTATcgaactgtttttttttttattagggaCATAGGGGAAACAAAGCTGGGGAACTGCAACAATGGGCCTAAGCAACAGACCATAAAAAGAACTTGACACTACATCTTCTCCCAAAACCTTaaaatgttgagcatatgagtttgtTCTTTTATATTATCTTAATCTAGCCCATTTTTAACCAATGTTTGATTTCCACCCCAAAGTTGGATAAATGGATAGTCAAACACCGGTTTTGATACCATCTCAAAATTTGGGCTAGCCTTGATCCAAAAATCTAGCTCGTGAGGTGAGGAGTAtatttggccatatctctagtcgaTGTGGAATCTCAAATCAAATGACTACATTCTAGAACCTACAGATATGGAGGAAAATTTCAAGCCACTCATGTTCATTATAGTTCCtagaagaaataaaaaaataaaaaaagcat
This window harbors:
- the LOC130714876 gene encoding inositol 1,3,4-trisphosphate 5/6-kinase 4 gives rise to the protein MGVVRGVILDGSALLTESDDDKNVSVLRSGAESLIRTLLLSRIHVGIAYGIDLVDDRVSILKRIAGIHSLDCFILNDPLHEVMPGWNDIDDGSIIYLVSNKKEFLPKLSSYNWLIVVLNVGGESSYGTQDVLLIENLEELPLTICRLNKRSIGTNAITVGYIMKPSRVEDFAKRGAFPLCPTQNGLMFVPLTSRIPLSSQLKDVDIVLHKATDEISSIEENKITFTQNIQELQRYLDQHQECCVIDPLINIFPLLDRLETQQVLLGLAEVNTESSNLIRGAHFLKVDNFDKFNFVAGLAEAKLSLPCIVKPKIACGVSDAHKMAIVFRVDDFKNLSVPLPAVVQEYVDHSSTLYKFYVLGEKTFYAVKKSIPNADILMKLSNGDDLKPLLFDSLKSLPTADSVKDSGASSHGLTNDESIDIKLVTDAANWLRRRLHLTVFGFDVVIQEGTHDHVIVDVNYLPSFKEVPDDISIPAFWEAIRSKFDQSRMCK